The Thermothelomyces thermophilus ATCC 42464 chromosome 7, complete sequence genome window below encodes:
- a CDS encoding glycoside hydrolase family 72 protein (CAZy_ID 267949), producing the protein MLIHSALLALGATLAAAVQPLEVQGQYFVNPKTGNRFQIVGVAYQPGGSAGYDKAAGRDPLSDPDICLRDAALLQILGVNTIRVYNVNPDVNHDECASIFNAAGMYMILDVNSPLVGESLTSYNPWESYYAAYLNRTFAVVEAFKDYPNTLAFFSGNEVINDEKSGADVPPYMRAVTRDIKNYVKNHASRPIPVGYSAADVRDILFDTFNYFECSLEGDDDDMSKGDIFALNSYSWCGDSSFKKASYDQLVSGFKGSSVPIFFSEYGCNTPSPRIFTEVGTIYGDQMTGVFSGGVVYEYTQEKNNYGLVSMEDDGSAQLRSDYVSLEKQYSKLDFASIQGQKPPSDSTNKAPVCSSKLITTDNFNNNFTLPVPPPGAQKIIDEGVKPAPKGKLVEISNWKVKFTVKNPDGSVITNLAVKPLEDDAINSPGTNTEAGTQTSAEETTGTDSSASPSDTNAAAGLDARVLPAVAMGALALAAAAAF; encoded by the exons ATGCTT ATTCACTCGGCGCTCCTGGCGCTCGGCGCAACCCTCGCCGCAGCTGTCCAGCCCCTCGAGGTTCAGGGCCAGTACTTCGTCAACCCCAAGACGGGCAACCGCTTCCAGATTGTCGGCGTTGCCTATCAGCCCGGCGGCTCTGCTGGCTACGACAAGGCGGCCGGCCGTGACCCCCTGAGCGACCCCGATATCTGCCTGCGCGATGCCGCCCTGCTCCAGATCCTCGGCGTCAATACCATCCGCGTCTACAATGTGAATCCCGACGTGAACCATGACGAGTGCGCCAGCATCTTCAACGCCGCCGGCATGTACATGATCCTCGACGTCAACTCGCCCCTGGTGGGCGAGTCCCTGACTAGCTACAACCCCTGGGAGTCGTACTATGCCGCCTATCTCAACCGCACCttcgccgtcgtcgaggcCTTCAAGGACTATCCCAACACCCTGGCCTTCTTCTCCGGTAACGAGGTCATCAATGACGAGAAGAGCGGCGCTGATGTGCCGCCCTATATGCGTGCCGTCACCCGCGACATCAAGAACTACGTCAAGAACCACGCCTCGCGTCCCATCCCGGTCGGCTACTCCGCCGCTGACGTCCGCGACATCCTCTTCGACACGTTCAACTACTTCGAGTGCTCGCTGGAgggcgacgatgacgacaTGAGCAAGGGCGACATCTTTGCCCTCAACAGCTACAGCTGGTGCGGCGACAGCAGCTTCAAGAAGGCCAGCTACGACCAGCTCGTCAGCGGCTTCAAGGGCAGCTCTGTCCCCATCTTCTTCTCGGAATATGGCTGCAACACCCCCTCTCCCCGTATCTTCACCGAGGTCGGCACCATCTACGGCGACCAGATGACGGGCGTCTTCTCGGGCGGCGTCGTCTACGAGTACACCCAGGAGAAGAACAACTACGGCCTGGTCTCGATGGAGGACGACGGCTCCGCCCAGCTCAGGAGCGACTACGTCTCGCTCGAGAAGCAGTACAGCAAGCTCGACTTTGCCTCCATCCAGGGCCAGAAGCCCCCCTCGGACTCGACCAACAAGGCCCCCGTCTGCAGCTCCAAGCTCATCACCACCGATAACTTCAACAACAACTTCACCCTCCCCGTCCCGCCCCCCGGCGCCCAGAAGATCATTGACGAGGGCGTCAAGCCCGCCCCCAAGGGCAAGCTCGTCGAGATCTCCAACTGGAAGGTCAAGTTCACCGTCAAGAACCCCGACGGCTCCGTCATCACCAACCTCGCCGTCAAGCCGCTTGAAGACGACGCGATCAACA GCCCCGGTACCAACACTGAGGCCGGCACTCAGACCTCCGCTGAGGAGACCACTGGCACCGACAGCTCGGCGTCCCCCAGCGACAccaacgccgccgccgggctgGATGCTCGTGTCCTGCCTGCCGTGGCCATGGGCGCTCTTGCcctcgctgctgccgctgccttCTAA